In Xenopus laevis strain J_2021 chromosome 2S, Xenopus_laevis_v10.1, whole genome shotgun sequence, a genomic segment contains:
- the gpd1.S gene encoding glycerol-3-phosphate dehydrogenase [NAD(+)], cytoplasmic, with amino-acid sequence MALKVCIVGSGNWGSAIAKIVGDNAARLPQFDNVVKMWVFEELIGGKKLTEIINSEHENVKYLPGHKLPANVVAVPDLLEASAGADILIFVVPHQFIGKLCEQLKSHVKKEAFGLSLIKGVDEGPEGLRLISDIIQEKLGLQMSVLMGANIANEVADGKFCETTIGCKNKEQGKILKELFQTPNFRITVVEEKDTVEICGALKNIVAVGAGFCDGLGFGDNTKAAVIRLGLMEMIAFAKLSCTGSVTSATFLESCGVADLITTCYGGRNRKVGEAFARTGKSIEELEQEMLNGQKLQGPQTSAELNHILKSKSLVEKFPLFTAVYQICYEGKPVTEFITCLQNHPEHM; translated from the exons GGGATCAGCCATAGCAAAGATCGTGGGAGACAATGCAGCCAGACTGCCTCAGTTTGACAATGTGGTGAAGATGTGGGTCTTTGAGGAATTAATTGGTGGAAAGAAGCTCACAGAGATCATTAACTCAGAGCACGAGAATGTCAAATACCTTCCTGGACACAAGCTTCCAGCCAATGTG GTGGCTGTACCTGATTTACTTGAAGCATCTGCAGGAGCAGATATCCTGATATTTGTTGTTCCCCATCAGTTTATCGGCAAGTTATGTGAGCAGCTAAAGTCACACGTTAAAAAAGAGGCCTTTGGCTTGTCTCTGATAAAG GGTGTTGATGAGGGACCAGAGGGTCTACGCCTTATTTCAGACATCATCCAGGAGAAGCTAGGACTCCAGATGAGTGTCCTGATGGGTGCCAATATAGCCAACGAAGTGGCTGATgggaaattctgtgagacaacaATTG GCTGTAAAAACAAAGAGCAAGGCAAAATTCTGAAGGAATTGTTCCAGACCCCTAATTTCCGTATCACAGTGGTGGAGGAAAAGGACACAGTGGAGATCTGTGGGGCACTAAAG AATATTGTCGCGGTCGGAGCTGGCTTCTGCGACGGGCTTGGATTTGGAGATAACACTAAGGCAGCAGTAATCCGCCTGGGATTGATGGAGATGATTGCCTTTGCCAAGCTTTCCTGCACAGGATCAGTCACGTCTGCTACGTTCCTAGAAAGCTGCGGAGTCGCCGACCTCATCACTACATGCTATGGGGGCAGGAACAGGAAAGTCGGCGAAGCTTTTGCTAGGACCGGAAAA TCTATAGAAGAGCTGGAGCAAGAGATGCTGAATGGACAGAAGCTACAGGGACCACAGACCTCAGCAGAACTAAATCACATTCTGAAGAGCAAGAGCTTGGTGGAAAA GTTCCCCCTCTTCACTGCAGTCTATCAGATCTGCTACGAGGGAAAGCCAGTAACCGAATTCATAACGTGTCTCCAGAACCACCCAGAGCACATGTAA